Proteins encoded by one window of Cydia fagiglandana chromosome Z, ilCydFagi1.1, whole genome shotgun sequence:
- the LOC134678152 gene encoding uncharacterized protein LOC134678152 — protein sequence MWWSSYLLLAYMLHIAASVKVKVVMHSDSQEDSRVEEEYSTTDNWEKRHTTMLPYIKKHSKHNRREKEYEDRREVKPTTDKAVTPLHPNAVLFSLIYKQVNINSMFLFEQTWYTWSTESRNDGSKNVIYYICYKEPKHCDEIGWERTDSLPRCAFEIDSLLPDDRACINPFGVEPHNSIGCDGGEQIKVKEIVRACGPRIRSLWRFVRVGARPTDAPKPADVNSLVCEDEDECIVNVEYRIHHDRITFALYEPSRGQTFKSSLKRDLPDYDGKATTAPSHHHHHQTKKVEEHQPTFPRNKYHVKARSKIEGKGLEKEKNDSGYGSRRSSKNKIKVREEDLEDISEI from the exons ATGTGGTGGTCGAGTTACCTTCTCCTGGCCTACATGCTGCATATCGCTGCCAGCGTCAAAGTTAAGGTGGTCATGCATTCCGATTCCCAAGAAGACTCACGGGTCGAGGAGGAATACTCTACAACAGACAACTGGGAAAAGAGACACACCACCATGCTCCCCTACATTAAGAAACACTCAAAACACAACAGACGGGAGAAGGAGTACGAGGACAGAAGAGAAGTAAAACCCACCACTGATAAGGCGGTCACCCCTCTCCACCCAAACGCTGTGCTTTTCTCTTTAATCTACAAGCAGGTCAACATAAACAGCATGTTCCTGTTCGAACAGACTTGGTACACTTGGTCGACGGAGAGTCGTAATGATGGCTCGAAAAACGTCATTTATTACATCTGCTATAAAGAGCCTAAGCATTGTGACGAAATTGGTTGG GAACGTACAGACTCGCTGCCCCGATGCGCGTTCGAGATCGATTCTCTGCTGCCCGACGACCGTGCCTGCATCAACCCATTCGGCGTGGAGCCGCACAACTCCATCGGGTGTGATGGCGGCGAACAAATCAAG GTGAAAGAAATCGTCCGAGCGTGCGGGCCGCGGATCCGGTCGCTGTGGCGTTTCGTGCGCGTCGGCGCGCGCCCCACCGACGCGCCCAAGCCTGCCGACGTCAACTCGCTTGTGTGCGAGGACGAGGACGAATGCATCGTCAACGTCGAGTACAGG atTCATCACGATCGCATCACGTTCGCGTTATACGAGCCAAGTCGGGGCCAGACGTTCAAGAGCTCCCTAAAGCGAGACCTCCCCGACTACGACGGCAAAGCGACCACAGCTCCCTCCCACCATCACCACCACCAAACCAAGAAAGTAGAAGAACACCAACCGACCTTTCCAAGAAACAAGTACCACGTCAAGGCCAGGTCGAAAATCGAAGGCAAAGGTCTCGAAAAAGAGAAAAATGACTCAGGATACGGGAGCAGGCGATCGtctaagaataaaataaaagtcagaGAAGAGGACTTAGAAGATATATCGGAAATCTAA